In a genomic window of Zingiber officinale cultivar Zhangliang chromosome 9B, Zo_v1.1, whole genome shotgun sequence:
- the LOC122025503 gene encoding zinc finger HIT domain-containing protein 3-like: MSFVGEIKGFWDDEGELVLQVGARKVGGDWGERNRAAMGSRCPPRNCEVCCIAQSKYKCPNCLAPYCSLACFKKHKEVPCQKPSPLVEEPPNLLRPQRPFEVGEPSWVVDREQLQLIANSSAIQEILKDAELRRIIRQIDAADEPEDQLTNAMEGEVFRALTEKILSIVSPKE; encoded by the exons ATGAGCTTCGTTGGCGAAATAAAAGGGTTTTGGGATGATGAGGGCGAACTGGTGCTGCAAGTCGGAGCGCGGAAGGTGGGAGGGGACTGGGGAGAGAGGAATCGTGCGGCGATGGGCTCTCGGTGCCCGCCTCGAAACTGCGAGGTCTGCTGCATAGCGCAATCCAAGTACAAGTGCCCGAACTGCCTTGCCCCTTA TTGCTCCTTGGCATGCTTCAAGAAGCATAAAG AAGTTCCATGCCAAAAGCCATCACCTTTGGTGGAAGAGCCAC CAAATCTATTGCGTCCTCAACGACCATTTGAAGTAGGAGAACCAAGTTGGGTTGTTGACAGAGAGCAATTACAGTTGATAG CAAACTCAAGCGCCATACAGGAGATCTTAAAGGATGCAGAACTAAGAAGAATAATACGTCAAATTGATGCAGCTGATGAGCCAGAGGAT CAACTGACTAACGCCATGGAAGGGGAAGTTTTTCGTGCTCTTACAGAAAAG ATCCTCTCCATTGTTAGTCCTAAAGAGTGA
- the LOC122025131 gene encoding LOW QUALITY PROTEIN: uncharacterized protein LOC122025131 (The sequence of the model RefSeq protein was modified relative to this genomic sequence to represent the inferred CDS: substituted 2 bases at 2 genomic stop codons), with product MGNSRRSRTFFATDDVPADPQSDRYVFSNHHHFGGGGGGGGFGFGRGLDHKWMTVIGSDAKSGGKIEEKYLIGRVLGQGESGVTYLCVDRDTKERFACKTILKRKLRTMVDVEDVRREVTIMRHVPRSPCLVGLREVREDDRAVHLVMDLCEGGELFDRIVERGYYSERAAKPVVRTIVEVVQLCHKHGVMHRDLKPENFLFVDDKENSPLKAIDFGLSIFFKPGERFSEIVGSPNYMAPEVLKRNYGPEIDIWSAGVILYILLCGVPPFWAENQQRVAQDILRGAIDFECEPWPSVSDSAKDLVRRMMEPDPKLRLTANQVLEHPWLQDLKKVSDIPLGDGIKSRLKDFSSMNRFKRRALRVIADHLSTEEVDDVKEMFKMIDTDSDNIVSLDELKAGLAKFGSHLRESQIQMLIESVDANGKGTLGYMDFIVISLHWQRILNDEHLRKAFSFFDKDGNGFIEPEELREALAEDGTCDNKEETKDILQQLDTDKDGQIGYDEFVLMMKTVTDWRKAXRRXSSKRRRLMINGFAKNVHEAWRPGRPRMAAPRVEVEDVIEFLRLRGFSAAAAALRDDALSRLPAGEAANLDLDLNAGFDLPPLKLSPPSRVGAVGFESSLPSASSSSSSSSDSFVSINSSPSELLNPYGVWSPARSRSDDESTDGHSNFGTAREYNNYWYDDQLGGYYNNPFFVQNDSGQLHMEDKFIMSGQGKELFVKQTQDRFDVVANDHRHEHDNVNCEGCVDIYNCPFPICDCCRGSKLHESGDVAEMVRSSSFAIYGRYQILDDQMEKLDEYEGNEFQFKGVRDLPDSIVLEHDLFHDKSQIEGKECLESDSAEEKLQTFNANAADDSGCTKSETKINRDVVEDSYDRNLIFLSKRNDGGLQTESFSLPPFEEVFKRDANSAYEHWDHKTTDKKLEVSGDVDMELEGNITDELHFPTSCEDELEIFDLRIIHRRNRTGFEETKEFPIILKSVVAGRYYITQYLGSAAFSKVVKAHDLHTGMDVSLKIIKNDKDFFDQSLDEIKLLKFVNKHDPSDEHHLLRLYDYFYYQEHLFIVTELLQANLYEFQKYNHKSSSVEYYTLPRIQAIARQCLEALEFLHHLRIIHCDLKPENILIESYSRCEIKVIDLGSSCFESDNLSVYVQSRSYRAPEVILGLPFGQKIDIWSLGCILAELCIGDVLFPNDSVPLILARMMGILGPIDEEMLILGKETSKYFTESFDLYHLNEETRQVEYLIPETSSLSQQLQNSDAEFVDFLSYLLQTNPRRRPTASEALEHRWLSFSYQ from the exons ATGGGAAACTCCCGCCGGTCGCGGACTTTCTTCGCCACGGACGACGTCCCCGCCGACCCCCAATCCGACCGCTACGTCTTTTCTAACCACCATCATTTtggaggaggcggcggcggcggcggcttcGGCTTCGGCCGTGGACTTGACCACAAGTGGATGACTGTCATCGGCAGCGACGCCAAGTCGGGTGGCAAAATCGAGGAGAAGTACCTGATCGGGCGCGTTCTCGGCCAAGGCGAGTCCGGCGTCACCTACCTCTGCGTGGATCGTGACACCAAGGAGCGGTTCGCCTGCAAGACGATCCTGAAGCGCAAGTTGCGGACGATGGTGGACGTGGAGGACGTCCGGCGGGAGGTCACCATAATGCGGCACGTTCCCAGGAGCCCCTGCCTCGTCGGGCTCCGGGAGGTGCGCGAGGACGACCGCGCCGTGCATCTGGTGATGGATCTCTGCGAGGGCGGGGAGCTCTTCGATCGGATTGTGGAGAGGGGGTATTACTCGGAGCGCGCGGCGAAACCCGTCGTTAGGACGATCGTTGAGGTTGTGCAGCTGTGCCACAAGCATGGAGTGATGCACCGCGAtctcaagccagagaacttttTGTTCGTTGACGACAAGGAGAACTCTCCGCTCAAAGCCATCGACTTTGGGTTGTCCATATTCTTCAAGCCGG GTGAAAGGTTTTCTGAGATCGTCGGTAGCCCAAATTACATGGCTCCTGAAGTTCTAAAGAGAAATTATGGACCAGAAATTGATATTTGGAGTGCTGGAGTGATTCTTTATATCCTCCTTTGTGGAGTTCCTCCATTTTGGGCTG AAAACCAACAGCGGGTTGCACAAGACATTCTTCGAGGGGCTATAGATTTTGAATGTGAACCATGGCCAAGTGTTTCTGACAGTGCCAAAGATTTAGTTCGAAGAATGATGGAACCTGATCCCAAGCTACGGTTAACTGCAAATCAAGTCCttg AGCACCCCTGGCTTCAAGATTTGAAGAAAGTTTCAGATATACCTCTCGGTGATGGAATCAAGTCTAGGCTCAAGGACTTTTCAAGTATGAACAGATTTAAAAGGAGAGCTTTGAGG GTTATTGCTGATCACTTATCCACTGAAGAAGTTGATGATGTCAAGGAGATGTTTAAGATGATAGACACTGACAGTGACAATATTGTTTCCCTCGATGAACTCAAAGCTGGgcttgctaagtttggttcacacTTAAGGGAGTCCCAAATACAGATGCTTATTGAATCT GTCGATGCCAACGGGAAGGGTAccttaggttatatggattttaTAGTTATTTCTCTTCACTGGCAAAGGATTCTAAATGATGAGCATCTTAGAAAGGCCTTCTCCTTCTTCGACAAAGATGGGAATGGCTTTATTGAACCTGAGGAACTTCGCGAGGCACTAGCCGAAGATGGAACTTGTGATAACAAGGAAGAGACAAAGGACATCTTGCAGCAACTTGATACCGATAAG GATGGGCAAATAGGCTACGATGAATTTGTGCTGATGATGAAGACTGTAACAGATTGGAGGAAGGCCTAGAGGCGGTGATCTTCGAAACGAAGGAGATTGATGATCAATGGAT TTGCAAAAAATGTT CATGAGGCTTGGAGACCTGGGCGACCTCGGATGGCGGCGCCGCGGGTGGAGGTGGAGGACGTGATCGAATTCCTCAGGTTGCGCGGtttctccgccgccgccgccgcactCCGCGACGACGCACTTTCTCGCCTCCCCGCCGGCGAGGCAGCCAACCTTGACCTTGACCTCAACGCAGGGTTCGATCTCCCGCCCCTGAAGCTTTCTCCTCCGTCCCGTGTAGGTGCAGTCGGATTCGAGAGTTCGCTTCCCAGCGCCTCCTCCAGCTCCTCCAGCTCCTCGGACTCGTTCGTCAGCATCAACTCTTCGCCTTCGG AGCTTTTGAATCCCTACGGAGTCTGGTCACCAGCTCGGTCTAGATCGGATGACGAGTCAACTGATGGACACTCGAACTTTGGGACCGCCCGAGAGTACAATAATTACTGGTATGATGACCAGCTTGGAGGATATTACAATAATCCCTTCTTCGTGCAGAATGATTCTGGCCAATTACACATGGAGGACAAGTTCATTATGTCTGGACAGGGAAAGGAGCTGTTTGTGAAGCAAACTCAAGATAGGTTTGATGTTGTAGCAAACGATCATAGGCATGAGCATGACAATGTTAACTGCGAGGGATGCGTTGATATCTACAATTGCCCTTTCCCAATTTGTGATTGCTGCCGTGGATCAAAATTACATGAAAGTGGCGACGTTGCTGAAATGGTGAGAAGTTCAAGCTTTGCTATTTATGGCCGCTATCAGATCTTGGATGACCAGATGGAGAAGTTGGATGAATATGAAGGGAATGAGTTCCAATTCAAAGGGGTGCGTGATCTGCCAGATTCCATTGTTCTAGAACACGATTTGTTTCACGATAAAAGTCAAATTGAAGGCAAAGAATGTTTAGAATCAGATTCGGCAGAGGAAAAACTGCAGACATTTAATGCCAATGCAGCTGATGATAGTGGTtgtacaa AGTctgaaacaaaaataaataggGATGTTGTAGAAGATTCATATGacagaaatttaatttttttgagcAAGAGAAATGATGGGGGGTTACAAACTGAATCTTTTAGTTTACCTCCGTTTGAAGAGGTATTTAAACGAGATGCTAATTCTGCCTATGAACATTGGGATCACAAGACAACTGACAAGAAACTAGAGGTATCTGGAGATGTTGACATGGAATTAGAGGGCAATATTACTGATGAGCTTCATTTTCCTACTTCCTGTGAAGATGAACTGGAAATATTTGACTTGAGAATAATTCACCGGAGGAACAG GACTGGCTTTGAAGAAACTAAAGAGTTTCCAATTATCCTGAAATCAGTTGTAGCAGGCAGATACTATATCACACAGTATCTTGGTTCAGCTGCATTTAGCAAGGTTGTTAAGGCGCATGACCTACATACAGGAATGGATGTATCCCTCAAGATAATAAAGAATGATAAGGATTTCTTTGATCAGAGTTTGGATGAGATTAAACTTCTCAAGTTTGTTAACAAGCATGATCCTTCTGATGAGCACCATCTATTGCGCCTTTATGACTACTTCTACTATCAG GAACATCTTTTCATTGTTACAGAGTTGCTACAAGCTAACTTGTATGAATTTCAGAAGTACAATCACAAATCTAGTAGTGTGGAATACTACACATTGCCCAGAATACAG GCAATAGCTCGACAATGTCTAGAGGCATTAGAATTCCTCCACCATCTAAGGATAATTCATTGTGATCTGAAGCCTGAGAATATCCTCATCGAGAGCTACAGCAGATGTGAAATTAAGGTTATTGATCTTGGAAGCAGTTGCTTTGAGTCAGACAACTTATCTGTATATGTGCAGTCTCGTTCTTATAGAGCCCCTGAAGTTATCCTAGGTCTCCCTTTTGGTCAGAAGATTGATATTTGGTCCCTTGGTTGCATCCTTGCTGAACTGTGCATTGGTGAT GTGCTATTTCCAAATGACTCGGTACCCTTGATACTGGCCCGGATGATGGGGATCCTTGGTCCAATTGATGAGGAGATGCTTATACTGGGAAAGGAAACAAGCAAATATTTCACTGAAAGTTTTGATCTTTATCACCTGAATGAG GAAACGCGCCAAGTAGAGTACCTGATACCAGAGACATCCTCTTTGTCACAACAGCTGCAAAATTCGGATGCCGAATTTGTTGATTTCCTTTCTTATTTGCTCCAAACAAACCCTAGGAGGAGGCCCACAGCCAGTGAAGCGCTAGAACATCGATGGCTTTCCTTCTCGTACCAGTGA